GGCATCCCCGGGCAACGTATGAGGAGTGGGAGGTGGCCTGCTGGCTGGCCTGTGACCATGGTGCCTTCTGGGGGTGTCTGGGTGACTGAAACTTGATGGTGGCTGCAGTGGAGTGACATTGGCCTTAGATCAGTCTTGCTCAGCTAGCCTGTTACTACCTAGGCTGTCTTTTGTCAAGCATCAGGGGGCCTGGGTCTTATAGAAAAGCACTTCTCACACCCAGGGGTGGCTTAGACTCCATGTTTAGGGAGCAAGAGACCAAGGGCATGAAGCACACCCCGCTGACAGGATGAAGAAGGGAACTGGCTTCTGTAGTACTGCAGCCACAAGCACTGGCATCAACCCTGTGCGTTCCCTCTACCTGTGCACATCCACACTTCCCTCATCTGTGTTGTCTCCACTGTGACCTGACCTTTCAAAGGCAGTGAGAACTTGTCTTCTGTGCTGCAGCTGCCTGTTAGGGACAGAGGTGGCAGAGACGATACGTGGCCCTGGTCATTTGATGGCTCAAGACAGCTCTGCCTCACCTCTCACACTTCTGAGCTTGGCTTAGATGGGACTGAGGCCTTCTATACTCTCTCTGTAGCTCCTGACTCCTGACAAGATCTACCATGTAACTGTGATGCCCTGCTATGACAAAAAGCTAGAAGCATCCAGACCTGACTTCTTCAACCAGGAGTACCAGACCCGTGACGTGGACTGTGTCCTTACAACAGGTGCAGTTGTCATGCATAACTCTGCCCTCTGATCCACAAGGCTCCCATGGAGCCAAGCACTGGGGCCAGGGAAACAGCAGGGCCTCCGAGCGCCTCCCAGGATCCTGCGGCCAATGGAGCCCAGTATTGTATCCTTCTGGTTCAAAAGTGAGGGCAGGCAGGATCTCATCCAGTCCCTGTGGATCACACCTCCACCCTGCTTCTAAGTGGAGTAGCCTCTCCACTGAGGAGTGGATGCCTGGACTGTCAGAGTGGCCCTGACTCCCTTGACAGAGCTCCAGGAAGGAACGTCTTCCCATGGGTCTGCAGGAGCTGGCTGGACTCGCCATCCCACCACAAGCTAGAGGAAGCGTCCCTCTGCGGATGCAGACGGTGCAGCCATTTCAGATcatgagagcatgtgtgtggttCCTCTGTAGGAGAAGTCTTCAGGCTGCTGGAGGAAGAAGGGGTCTCCCTCTCAGAGCTGGAGCCTGTGCCCCTGGATGGCTTGTGAGTAGGTGGTGGGGACTGAGAAACTTTATTTGGGATCAGATGCTGCCTGTGGGGTGGGGCAGTGTCTTGTCCCCTCCTTTCTACCCAGGCTGCCTTCTGGCCGACTCCAGACCTCCCCAGAGCCTGGCTGGGGCCCAGGAATGGCTGAGTTTACAGTGTCAGAGCAAAGCCTGCTCTTGAAGCCACCCGAGCTTCCCAGGGCCGCCATAAGAGCAGTTCTTAATGTCTGACTACCAGAGACCTCCGCACTGACCTGCCCCTCTCCCAGAACCAGGAGTGTGTCTGCTGAGGAGCCCACCAGCCATCGGGGCGGAGGCTCAGGAGGCTACCTGGAGCACGTGTTCCGGCATGCAGCCCAAGAGCTGTTTGGAATCCATGTGGCTGACGTCACCTACCAACCCATGAGGTCAGCAGGGCAGGCACTGGAGTGAATTTGGGGGAAGCCCCTGGAGCTTTGGCACACGTGTGTCTCCTCTTATAACCATGAAACGAGGACCAACAGGCCAGAGCACTCGCCTCAGTCTCGGCAGACCCTGAGCCGGGGTGGTACGTGTGGGGACTGGAGGATGCCTGTGTGGGTGTTGGCACCTGGGCCTGGGGTTTCACACCTTGCTGGGTTTTGTGGTTGCCCTTTGGAAAGATAACCCTATGCTAAGATCAAGGTAGGGATGAGTTTACTGGTGGGGCCGTGGATGTGAGCTACACACCCTTCTCCATCACGCTTCCTTGATACAAgcaggaaaagacagagacagctgGTACTGCACTGAATCCCAGAAGGCTTCCGCACCTGGGCGGGGACAGTCTCATGGCAATGTGCATTTTCACAAGCCTACTCCTGCACCTTCAGGAACAAGGACTTCCAGGAAGTGACACTGGAGAGGGAAGGCCAGGTGCTGTTGCGCTTTGCTGTGGCCTATGGCTTCCGCAACATCCAGAACCTCGTGCAGAAGTTAAAACGAGGCCGCTGTCCCTACCATTACGTGGAAGTAATGGCCTGCCCTTCAGGTAGTTCCTCCTAGTATGGGCTCTGCCTGCTGGGATAGAGTAGCAGCTTTCCACCAGTGGAAGCTGGAAGGGGTTGGACAGGAGGGGGGCATATCCCCCTCGCCACATCCAGGGGGTCAGAGGGCTAACCTGactccctgtccctgccccatGCTCTACCACAGGCTGCTTGAATGGAGGAGGTCAGCTCAAGGCTCCAGATACGGAAGGCAGGGAGCTCCTCCAGCAAGTGGAAAGACTGTACAGCATGGTGAGGGCCGAGGCGCCCGAAGATGCACCTGGGGTCCAGGAGCTGTACCAGCATTGGCTGCAAGGCGAGGACTCAGAGCGGGCCAGCCACCTGCTGCACACGCAGTACCATGCTGTGGAGAAGACCAACTCAGGCCTCAGCATCAGGTGGTAGGAGCCCTGAGTCTGTGAGAGCCCTGGGGGCAGCACCAAGACTCCCAGGAAGACTGTGTGGGTATCCGCAACAAGGCCCACGCAGAACATGCCAGAGGCCCTCAGTTCAAGGAGAGCTCCATGGACGGGTTGGATTCTTTGCTCCAGTGGGGCACTAGCTGCACATGGGTCCTGGCCATACATGATCTGTGTCTCTGGCTGGTAATGTTGCCTGCAGCCCACACACCTCCAGGGTCCACACTGAGATATGCAAGGTGAAGTGCAGGCAGGATCAGAGATACCCAAGTAGGTTCAATGAGATTCCAGACTCTCTTCCTCTGGCCTGCCTTCTGGCTGTAGGTGTCTGAGTATAAGGGGTTTCATTTCTGTGGCTCACCCCCAAAACTACAACGTGTAGGGCAGATATCAAGCCTGAACCTAGTGGGGCATCCAATCTTCTACAAACTGCCTGTTTGCTAGGGTCTTGGGCTCTGGCAGTCTGTCAGCTCCCAGCCTCTATGGCTTTGAGAACGTCAGAGCTGGGTCTCACCACTAATAAACAGGTCTGCACCTCTGAtatctgctgtgtgtctgtggtaccACACTGGGCCTTTCAAAGTTTTATTCACCCTCCTCAGTCCCCAGGATGTATGTCTCTGGACCCACAAGAGCTCCTACAGATCACACTTGTATGGCTCCATAAGCAGTCAGGGTGGCAGGGGCTCCAGTCGGCCTGAGGTCCGGAGGAGTGTGGAGACAAGCAGGCTCCCCACACAGTTCACTTTTCCTGGCCTGTGCTCAGAAGCCCCCATTGTAAGGCCAGGAGTGCCCGGACCTGGGGCTGTGGAGGCTCCGAAGCAAGCTGGAAGCGTGCTCGCTCCCTGCAGAGCACCTCCAGGACCTGGGCTGGTGCCACCTGGCCTGTGAACGCACGGACCGGATCCTCTCTGCAGGGAAGAGTATGCTGGGGAATTGTGGGGCTGGCCAGCTGCCCATGGGGGCGGGGCCCAGCAGGGCAGTGGATGGAAGGAGGCCCTTAACAAATGCCCTTCTCTGGTGCCAGGGACATTCAGCTCAATAAATAGTCCCTAGATACCCTCCTAACTACTCAAATGACTGCCAAAGAGGCCCTAAGGATGCCAGGCTAGTCCTGAGACTGCTCCCTGGGGAGACTAACTGGCAGTGCAGACAGCCTCTTGAGGTTGTCCTACCCGCTGATACGGCTCAGGGCCACCACAGGAAGGCCTAGGACACAGCCATACTTACGTCACCCTTAGGAAAGGGTTGTACATGAGCTCCTCGCCCAGCGTTGAAGGCACAGTAGgtacatcatcatcatccctcTTCTGCAAAGAACAGGCCCCTGATTACAACTGGGCCCCTGACAGCCAGCAGCCACGGGGAGGTTAAGGCACAGCAGGGCAAAACCTAGCATTCTGACTCTCCAATGATTCCCTTTCTAACTCACCCCAAACTTCAGGAAGgctactcccaccccacccccttttatgGAGCAGGAAATGCATGCACCTGGGCCCAGGACAGCTTAGCTTGCACGTGGCTGTTGCAGGGCTCCACTTTCTGTGCAAACTCAAGATTGCTCAGTGTATGCTCATGACCACAGAACACCTTCTGTAAGAAAAAGAGGCTCAGTGAGCACACGCTGTCCCAGG
The genomic region above belongs to Rattus rattus isolate New Zealand chromosome 9, Rrattus_CSIRO_v1, whole genome shotgun sequence and contains:
- the Ciao3 gene encoding cytosolic iron-sulfur assembly component 3, with the protein product MASPFSGALQLTDLDDFIGPSQSCIKPVTVAKKPGSGIAKIHIEDDGSYFQVNPDGRSQKLEKAKVSLNDCLACSGCVTSAETILITQQSHEELRKVLDANKVAAPGQQRLVVVSVSPQSRASLAARFQLDSTDTARKLTSFFKKIGVHFVFDTAFARNFSLLESQKEFVQRFREQANSREALPMLASACPGWICYAEKTHGNFILPYISTARSPQQVMGSLIKDFFAQQQLLTPDKIYHVTVMPCYDKKLEASRPDFFNQEYQTRDVDCVLTTGEVFRLLEEEGVSLSELEPVPLDGLTRSVSAEEPTSHRGGGSGGYLEHVFRHAAQELFGIHVADVTYQPMRNKDFQEVTLEREGQVLLRFAVAYGFRNIQNLVQKLKRGRCPYHYVEVMACPSGCLNGGGQLKAPDTEGRELLQQVERLYSMVRAEAPEDAPGVQELYQHWLQGEDSERASHLLHTQYHAVEKTNSGLSIRW